The Helianthus annuus cultivar XRQ/B chromosome 15, HanXRQr2.0-SUNRISE, whole genome shotgun sequence genomic sequence caaatcacacatttatgaaccaaaaatcacatatttctagcaagattatgatgcaagaacaagtaaaacatacacttagtggcattaacataactcggttggccctaaacatccttaaaccattattccataaccatttaagcatgttagtAAGTATCATTcataaggtttaacacacatagtcaaaacttcacaaacttcctaaaaatcatgcatagtatttctaGCAAGCAAAATATTTCTAACCAAACATGCATAAAAatctagttcatttaacccacataaatcttatacacaaaagataacacaaaagatagcactaaccggttatgaaaggaggggccgaaaacaaagaaaagagaaccgagaagatggtatgtccgagtgatagtcttgaccgagtttcttgtccgggatctttgcttgaaccgagaagagaaggagagaatggtttgttgtttgagggttttcttagttgagagagaataagaagtgtatgtgtttgtgtgtagtgcCAAATGAAAGGAATGAGGGAAAGGTTGGATATATACAAGGGgtggttttcgggttgggcttggggtttcggcccaaaccggttacggtccaaaggcccactcgagaccgagtggcccactcgcaaccgcccggttgcgagtcatggtctcgggtcgtggtttcggctctcatataaatatatataatacatacacaacacatatcaagtaaaaatcacgtttccatttaataatatttatatacacacaaaatattacaaggtgatcgttcggaaaaacctcgagtgtcacaattTTATCACACATTACACACATGTTAGATTTTAAAATTCCGATTTATCACATGGTTATTCTATATttgtaaaaaataatatataataatgaaATATCTTCGGTTTAAAaagatattatatatataatatataataatgattaggttcaagagtgaacacttgtgtagcttgcgaactaattgaacaaatcctggccatacaagtgtgtagatcaatgaccatgatttgatgttgaaatacactagtgtattttacgatttgatgatgagatcctggccatacacgtgtgtagatcaatggccaggatttgttcactaaGTTcgcactagtgttcactctagaaccccaccatatatatatatatatataggtaaagagtatggtacaaatctcactatcgtacattatgtacgctacaacagcagccatacacgtgtcctgattcaatTTTAACAAATAAGGGTATATCAGACATTCTAATCTAACATTTACGACTGCTAATCATTGAATCCCGTCAATTATGGAGTTCGTTTCCTAACCGTTCCATTCAAGTATTCTTCGTTTTTGAATTCGATtgtagggttttgattgattccACACAGAACGACCATTTCAGAAACTGCTTGATTCGTCATTTAAGTgagttttgggtttttttttttcatttgaagtttttttttattattagattTATAACCAGGGGTAGAAGTTAAGTGTTTATTGGAATTAATTGTTGTGTTACTATATCGCATGTGTCTTTTTATATATCGCATGTGATGCGTTAAAATAATCCAACTAGTAAAGGAATGGATCTGTTGCATAAATTCGCATGTTTAAATATAGTCTTTTCGCACACAATGAAGTTTGATATATAATTTCGCAAGTTTAATTCGAGATTTCGCAAACCTTAAAGATTTTTATCAATTGTAGCTTTTGATTTCCCAATCTTTATgagtaattatttttatttttgcacAGTGTGTTTcaattattgaaatcaaataattcagttcaataatcgatttcaataattcatatcaataatttttttttattatatattctaTGTTTTCATTACTATTGAAAACATCCAATTAAAAAATGACAGATCTACcaacatcctcttcttcttcttctgaaccAAGTATCAAGCAGGTTTTGAGGAAAAGGATTCAGCAACAGATTCAAGAGGATCAAACTTGTCAAGAGATGTTGGAAGCCAACATTTCTCGTGTAACAGAAAACATGAAGAGAAGACAAGAAATTCTGAACTTGTTATCCCAGATGCAAGTGAGTAGTCTTAAAGAAATTGCAGTTATGTTTATGGTGGATTTGGGTGAGAGGGATGAGAAACAGTTGAAAGAGTTGGCTGGTGCAATAACTGTATTAAGATGCTCAATGAAGATGAAAATagagtttctttcatcttttgaatgaactgttttttttttggtgtatGTTCCAATAAATTAGCATGTTTTTTCATGTAATGGAATTGTATTTCGCAAATTTTAATAATTCATTGTGAAACATGCGATTTTcatacaaaacacatgcgaaataaGAACACAATTGCCAGTTAAGAAACACCAATATATATTCGAAATTAATAAGAGAACTAAAGCAGTTGAAACAGTTGAAACAGTTGAAATATGTAACATAAGTATATCATCAAATGAACTTTAGTTGTCCctgtcaaaatatgttttcatcCTTTCTGGGATTATCTTATCCAGATCTTTCATATACCTCTCTTTGTCTGGCCTTTTGTCGAAAGCATTGgccattttaattatttttagacGATGCATGTTGTGTTCTGATAGAATGATTTTGCTGAGATATCTTGTCCTTAGGAGATGAAGTTGTGCTTTCTGTCTGTTGTTTACTTCATCTTCATTCACAAATCCTGTCACCCATGGTTTTTGGTCTCCCTTGTACGTTTCCATGTGACGCATCGTAAACACTCCACAGTCTACGCCGTTATTCTTCGTCCTCCAAACCATTTCCTTTCTTTCTATCACTGAGGTTGCAAGTTGTTCTATAGCCGGTGTTGGTTTTAAAGCATCTTTTaggtataaaaccaatacccttctctgtaacattgtaacattgtgttagtagcttttacataaaatataacatgtataagtatagggttttgtattaCCAGTGTGTCTGGAAGCCCCGTGTATCTTTCCTTAAACTCTTGTTTTGCAGCTAAATTGTCAATCAGGTCAATTTTGCCGGTTTTTAAGTTGAAGCACAAGACATAGAAGTGGTCACCTTGAAGTACCGGAATAAAGACCAGGTCAACCGATTCAAGTTTTTTTACCTCATATCTATTTAACATGTCTTCAAAATTCGAGGCAAATATTTTGAGTCATTGGTTGTCTATGTATTTCTCCTCGTCGTAACAGATACTCGGCTGTATGTTATGTAACCAGAGTCAAAATCCATGCAAACAATGTACCAAGTGCGAATAGTGTATGTACCAAATGCGAAATTACAACAGTAGCAGAAAGGCAAACATTTgattttttcacatgcgaataGTATATACAACACATGCGATATTTTACAAACAGTATGAAAATGTTTCAAAAGCAAAAATTCTGCCATAATACATGCGATTTAGATATAACTAGTTTGCGAAATCATTTATTATgcatttatgttttaaaatttcaaaTGACAAAATGTATATGAAAACATACCATCATTGTGGAATACAAGAAGAATCTGTGTGGTGATGATTTTCTATCCCTTTTCTTTTCTTCAAGGTTTAGAATATCTACAAATGCATCTATTCCGTTCGATGCTACGTATTGTTccctgaagaagctttcaaacaCAGCTTTGAATGTTGCAACCTCAGTTTTGGATCGGTAAAACTCTTCTCTGCCAggcataaaataaataattagtttttgttttgtgtatatttttattAGATGTTTGTTTGTTGATATATGTTTTTCTACTTACTGCAAGCCTGCAAAGGTAGCAAATGTGAAGCGGATCACACTTAATTCTTGGGTCAAGAGTGCTTCATGCATGTTCACCACTCTATTGCAGTAAGGTGAACAAAATTTGTCTCCAAGATCTGCACATCTTTTTTCACCTCTTATTTTTGCTTGTTCTATTGTCTTATAAAGCAGTTCGTTTAACCCTTTTGGTATAACTTGTTTTGGAACTTGCTTTGGCTTTGTGGTTTTTCTCCCTCTAGTTTGTTTTTTTCCTTTATCTTCTTCCAATGTTGGTCCTATGCTCAAAACCAACTCAACTGAATGCAATTCTTCAGCAGTTACCTGAGGGCATTCAGGTTCCATttccttttcaacttcaacgtCCGTATCGAGTTGTTGGGGGTCTTTTTCCGGCATTTCTTCCTGTACTTTTTGTGTAGATTCTGCCAAGTTCACTGTCTCTTCGACAACAGTTTCATTTTCACCAGTTTCTGCATGCCAGAGTAATTTAAGATATACAATAATTTATGATGTTTAATTTTTCTCATAAAGTAAAGGATTTTTATTACCATTGGCAGTTGTTTGGTAAGCATATACACCCGGTTCCACTGTTTGAATTTTTGCAATAAGGGTGTCTGTGACTCCTCCATCATCTGGTTGCACTGTACCTATAGattaaaattattttatttaatacagCAGAATCAAAATCGCACTTGTATACATGACATCGTGTGCGAAATCAAAGCTGAAATGTTTTTGATAGTATCGCATTTGTTTTTCATAGGTTTCGCAAATGCataatttttagtgaatttttACATTATATCGCATGTGTTAATATTGAGTTCGCATGTGTTACCTTCTGATGCCAATTGTACCAAAACACTGGATATTACTTTTTGTGCTTCTTCATCCTCTCTACCTTCTTTGTTTGTAGCAACTTCATGATGAACCTCAGAAGCTGGGTTTTCAGGTTCTTGATGAACAGGAGAGGCTGCAGGTTCATGCTCTTGTACCGGTTCAGGTGGCAGACAGATGGGATTATTTTGAAGCGTTTGATCCCACTCCTTACAAGCATTCATAACCTCAACATCCtaaaaacactttgtttttgcCTCTGACACTAAGTTGTTCATCTCTTGAACATCTCGAACCATTTTAAGGTATTTTTTGACATTTGCTTTCATCTTTTTCAACAGATTCTGTAATATCAGTATAGAAGTTAAATATAATTGATTAAGTTAAATAAGTTAAATTAATATTTTTCTACACTTACCTTTTTGTTTGCTCTCGAAGCCTCTAGTTGTTGTTCGTGGGCTGTGTCATAGAACACCGACGGTGAAAGTTGAGCAGGAGTGTTGCAATAATCCATCATTTTCTGCGTCTGCGTTCCAACTTCAAAGTCAATGTTCATCTGAGACATTTCATTGATTTCAAAACTaaatccatgaaatcatcaatGTTCTCGTTATCTTTTGGCTCTACCCCGGTTTCTTCGTTTTGTACTGCGCGCGCAATCCTTCTTTTGTAGCTTATCGTCGTGTCAACCGGTGGTCGTAGTGTATAATCATCCTCCGGAGGACcctcttcttcttcattcttttcttcattttcttcttcattttcttcttcactttcttcttcttcttcactctcACTTGATATCCATAGAGGTCCGTTATCCGAAATATGTTCTTCGACTTATCAATCTCTGAAGATGTTATATAACGAATAACAGGCATCTCCACGGCTTTCTCAAACAGGTTAAGCTTTTTGTTGTATTCATGCGTGTAAAGAAGCTGTATAAATCGCAAGattatttaattatataaaagaACAAACTAGtattttttaatatgttattaaatgTAGTAATGTATACCGTAAGAAAGGCAACATGTCCTACGAACTGTATCTTATAGTTCTTCCAGCCCGCTCGTGTCCGGCGCAAGGTTTCGAGTAGATATGAGCACCAATCTAGATTTTTTATTTCCTCAACATCTTCTACACTGAGCAAACATCTATCATTTGCAAGTGTTGCCTttgtaatttctgcaaagaaAGTCATCCAGTATACAAggaaatttaatttaaacagaCTCCCTCCGTCTCTTTGATTTTCCATTGTATTTGCTATTAAGCCATGGGTAAGTCTCGCGTTTTGTCCCCACTGGCGGATGAATGTATCCCGGACCGCATTTCCCGGTTCTTgacttttttcaattttgtcttgCTTTTTGACTTTTCTCTTATCGGCTATTATTTCAACCTTCTTTGGACCTTTTGGTAATCCAAATACCTCATAAACTGTGTTCGATGTTATTTTTATTTGGTGGTTTCCTACGTTTAGCTTATCGAACTTCTCATCAAAGTTTCTCACTAGCCAATACGCCAATCTTGTCGAAATATGGTTGATGTTGATATCAAGAATAACTCCAAACCCCATATCCCTAACATCATCTATCTGTTTTTTTGAAAATCTTCTAACAATATCCATATATGAGTTAGGTTGGCATCTCAGCAGTATTGCTTCATTGCTGTATTTGAAAAACTCTCTATGTTCTGTTTTAGGCTGTTGCCCCTTTTTTGAATGTTTTTTTGTGAGTATCTTTGATTTCCTTTTATCTTCTTTCTTCTCATGTTTTTTCTTTTTTGGGGGTGGCATAACAAAATCATCATCTTCTGAACTTTCTTGAATCACCAATCTCTTTctattctttttaatttttatcagAGTTGATATTGGTCCTTCAAAGTCTTCATCAGATTCTATTTCTACAAAATCGCATGCTATAGTTAAAAACACTTACAAAATCGCATTTATCAGTTAATCATGCACAACAAGTCATCAATTCGCATGTGTTAGATATCAACTTGCATGTGTTATTTTATCAATTCGCATTTATGAGTTATGATTTCGCATTTGTTACATAAGCATTACCTAAACTATCAATCATTATAAATCATAAACAATACAACTAACATATGATATAAAATCGCATTTGCATTTATATCAATTCGCATATTTAATTTAACCTAAAACAAAAAAGCTTCGACATATCATATGAAATCGCAAATGTCATTAAAACCACAACAAAACCCTATATGATATCGCACACCCATCAGTATCATTAAGACAACTGCATAAAAAATGCAAAACCTAATAAATAAATATTCCTTCAATAAACCCTAGCAAAATTGAAGTTGTTATCAATATATAATGTTATAAAACTATATGTTTCAGTTAAAacgttaataaacaaacaaaatcgcaTTTGATTTTAAAGCCCCTGTATATTACACTTTAAATCGCAAATGTAAATAGATACCTGGATTCATCTTCTTCGCTTGTGGTCTGTCGTTGTTTGCTTTGCTTCTTTTCTCAATATTCATGGAATCGTAGTTGAAATCGCAATGGAGAGTAGCAGTGAATCGTAGTTGAAATCGCAATGAGTTGCAGGTAATGTTTTGGAGAAGGAGAATGCTTTTGATTTTGGGTTTTACGGTATGATTTTGAGTTTTTGTGTGCTGATAATCAGGGGTTTTGTTCTCGCTATGGACGATTctaaccttggcggtttcttttattaattttaatttgattaatttaattgtTTAAACACGCGCTTTTAATGAGATGATCGTACAGTTGTTGttgtagcgtacataatgtacgattagagtatttgtatgataaccggcctctctctctctctctctctatatatatatatatatatatatatagagtaaggttaacatacaaaaagccttatcatacatcacgtaggagacaatgttaaccgttggatcaggggtataatcacgcatgggaccacataatcacacatgggaccacataatcacgcatgggaccacataatcacgcatgggactataatcacgcacgttctatgataataacgcacgttatattttttgtcatgtatgttaatgtaggttaagccctaatgtacattatactttctctatatatatatatatatatatatatatatatatatatatatatatatatatatatatatatatatagtggagagttcaaatgagaagaaattataaattaagaataaaaagaacaaagggtaccaAGGTAATTTGAataaatcatttaatgagtctattCTTTATTTTTgatattcaaattaatgaaccataATCATTCAATGAGTCACTCTATAAAATAGGTTtgcaccttacacaataaaaacaatcatgCACATGATCCTACATATTCAACGTTTCCTACACAATAAAAACAATGTTTCCTACACcgtaaaaacaatgttttggtgTAAGATACATAATGTGTAGGACtccaacacttgtaaataattttgcgactcataataaaatatgtgtaggacCCCAACATTTTAAATAACTTGGTCActtctaagaccatgtgtagtggggcattatggggcaaaaaaaaaacgcccccttcaccattacatagggcattataGGGCATTATAGGGGAAAAAATGCTTTGGCGTTTTAATGAAAACGCCTAATATCAATTGTGGAAGGTTTGAATGGGTTTGACTAGCCAATGAGAAAatactatgttttttttttttttgtttaatgattggtaggggcattatagggcattatgcccactacaccacttttgctataatgcccaagTGTGACTAGGATGCCACATGTCAGATAATGCCCCATGGTAGGGGCATTATAAAttgttaccactacacatggtctaataaaATTGGTGTAGAACCAACACATTAATGGTGGTGAAGTAGTAAATTATGATGGCATTAATAAGACTTGACTAACCCTATATAATACTTATTAGCATTCTACATCAAAATGTCTATCCTACCCTTATTAATTAAAGCATTAATTTAAAGTTGACAAAAATTATATcttgattcacaaccattgatcaaaaaaatatagggcctagattaatttatttttcttcttgcaagaagattcttctcaaatgaacctccccctatatatatatatatatatatat encodes the following:
- the LOC110937469 gene encoding uncharacterized protein LOC110937469 isoform X1; translated protein: MNIEKRSKANNDRPQAKKMNPEIESDEDFEGPISTLIKIKKNRKRLVIQESSEDDDFVMPPPKKKKHEKKEDKRKSKILTKKHSKKGQQPKTEHREFFKYSNEAILLRCQPNSYMDIVRRFSKKQIDDVRDMGFGVILDININHISTRLAYWLVRNFDEKFDKLNVGNHQIKITSNTVYEVFGLPKGPKKVEIIADKRKVKKQDKIEKSQEPGNAVRDTFIRQWGQNARLTHGLIANTMENQRDGGSLFKLNFLVYWMTFFAEITKATLANDRCLLSVEDVEEIKNLDWCSYLLETLRRTRAGWKNYKIQFVGHVAFLTLLYTHEYNKKLNLFEKAVEMPVIRYITSSEIDKSKNIFRITDLYGYQVRVKKKKKVKKKMKKKMKKRMKKKRVLRRMIIHYDHRLTRR
- the LOC110937469 gene encoding uncharacterized protein LOC110937469 isoform X2, yielding MNACKEWDQTLQNNPICLPPEPVQEHEPAASPVHQEPENPASEVHHEVATNKEGREDEEAQKVISSVLVQLASEGTVQPDDGGVTDTLIAKIQTVEPGVYAYQTTANETGENETVVEETVNLAESTQKVQEEMPEKDPQQLDTDVEVEKEMEPECPQVTAEELHSVELVLSIGPTLEEDKGKKQTRGRKTTKPKQVPKQVIPKGLNELLYKTIEQAKIRGEKRCADLGDKFCSPYCNRVVNMHEALLTQELSVIRFTFATFAGLQEEFYRSKTEVATFKAVFESFFREQYVASNGIDAFVDILNLEEKKRDRKSSPHRFFLYSTMMPSICYDEEKYIDNQ